The following are from one region of the Synechococcus sp. CBW1108 genome:
- the priA gene encoding primosomal protein N', giving the protein MTFASTSGPWLQIWLEAGREGQIFTYANAEQEPAGIGDLVRVRLQGRPHTGLVVGAMQKLPASLSGKTMQPILAVWQRAAVDGQWQNLIAAVAAACHTSIFKTLKSALPPGWLGQRRQGPSGGPRPIWLVQRSAAPRPEQRLTPRQLDLLAHLELQPGPVPLRELCAGGGFSRAVLKGLEERGLVHRSQGQPHLLPSPPPGGVGPGAVLTQAQAAAVRAVLGAPPGREFLLWGVTGAGKTEVYLQAAAYALAAGQGCLLLTPEIGLIPQLLDRARERFGSRVVEFHSGLSDATRVATWRRCLGPEPVLVVGTRSAIFLPLAQLGLIVLDEEHDSSYKQDSPMPCYHARDVARLRARESGARLVLGSATPSLESWLGCQGSNPAIELLRLPERIGSRPLPAVRVIDMRHELADGHRRLISRALMGRLEQLQEKGEQAVVLVPRRGYRAFLSCRSCGEAVLCPHCDVALTVHRSKAGQEWLRCHWCDHRAELGDRCGHCGSTAFKPFGAGTQRVMEQLAAELEGLRLLRFDRDTTRGRDGHRRLLDRFAQGEADVLVGTQMLAKGMDLPRVTLAAVLAADGLLHRPDLRSSEQCLQLLLQLAGRAGRGERPGEVLVQTYSPDHPVIRHLVDGRYEQFLAEEIQLRRQAGLVPFSRACLLRLSGPTASATATAAAALAERIGAGLEEAGWLLIGPAPAPVARVAGKSRWQLLLHGPAGQALPLPSEALLRQGLPAGVGLAIDPDPISL; this is encoded by the coding sequence GTGACCTTTGCAAGCACATCGGGGCCCTGGCTCCAGATCTGGCTGGAGGCCGGCCGGGAAGGCCAGATTTTTACCTATGCCAATGCGGAGCAGGAGCCAGCTGGGATCGGCGATCTGGTGCGGGTTCGGCTGCAGGGCCGTCCCCATACCGGCCTGGTGGTGGGAGCTATGCAAAAGCTGCCGGCCAGTCTCAGCGGTAAGACCATGCAGCCGATCCTGGCGGTGTGGCAACGGGCCGCCGTAGATGGCCAGTGGCAAAACCTGATCGCGGCCGTGGCGGCTGCCTGCCACACCAGCATCTTCAAAACTCTTAAAAGTGCCCTCCCCCCAGGCTGGTTGGGCCAGCGCCGTCAGGGCCCCAGCGGCGGGCCCAGGCCGATCTGGTTGGTGCAACGCTCCGCCGCGCCGCGGCCAGAGCAGCGCCTCACCCCCCGCCAACTCGATTTATTGGCCCATCTGGAGCTCCAGCCCGGGCCCGTGCCCCTGCGGGAGCTCTGCGCTGGCGGTGGCTTCAGCCGTGCCGTGCTGAAGGGATTGGAAGAGCGGGGTCTGGTTCATCGATCCCAGGGCCAGCCCCACCTCCTCCCCTCGCCGCCCCCGGGTGGGGTCGGCCCTGGGGCGGTCCTCACCCAGGCCCAGGCCGCTGCGGTGCGGGCAGTCCTGGGCGCGCCGCCCGGTCGGGAATTCCTGCTCTGGGGCGTCACCGGTGCCGGCAAAACCGAGGTCTATCTCCAGGCCGCGGCCTACGCGCTCGCGGCGGGTCAGGGTTGCCTACTGCTCACGCCAGAGATCGGCCTGATTCCCCAGCTCCTCGATCGGGCCCGCGAGCGCTTCGGCAGCCGGGTTGTTGAGTTTCATAGCGGCTTGTCCGATGCGACCAGGGTGGCCACCTGGCGGCGCTGCCTTGGCCCTGAACCGGTGCTGGTCGTGGGCACTCGCTCGGCCATTTTTCTGCCCTTGGCGCAGCTGGGCCTGATCGTGCTGGATGAGGAGCACGACAGCTCCTACAAGCAGGACAGCCCCATGCCCTGCTACCACGCCAGGGATGTGGCCCGCCTGCGGGCCAGGGAAAGTGGGGCACGGCTGGTGCTTGGCAGTGCCACCCCCTCTCTGGAGAGCTGGTTGGGCTGCCAGGGATCCAATCCTGCCATCGAGCTGCTGCGTTTGCCGGAGCGGATCGGCTCGCGGCCCCTGCCAGCGGTGCGGGTGATTGACATGCGCCATGAGCTGGCAGATGGCCACCGCCGCCTGATCAGTAGGGCCCTGATGGGTCGACTCGAGCAGCTGCAGGAGAAGGGCGAACAGGCGGTGGTGCTGGTGCCCCGCCGGGGCTACCGGGCCTTCCTGAGCTGCCGCAGTTGCGGCGAGGCGGTGCTCTGCCCCCACTGCGATGTGGCCCTCACCGTGCACCGCTCCAAGGCCGGCCAGGAGTGGCTGCGCTGCCATTGGTGTGACCACCGCGCCGAGCTCGGCGATCGCTGCGGCCACTGCGGCTCCACCGCCTTCAAGCCCTTTGGTGCCGGCACCCAAAGGGTGATGGAACAGTTGGCCGCCGAGCTGGAGGGGCTGCGGCTGCTGCGCTTCGACCGTGACACAACCCGCGGCAGGGATGGCCATCGCCGCCTGCTGGATCGTTTTGCCCAGGGGGAAGCGGATGTGCTGGTGGGCACCCAGATGCTGGCCAAGGGCATGGACCTGCCCCGGGTCACCCTGGCGGCGGTGCTGGCGGCCGACGGTTTGCTGCACCGACCCGATCTGCGCTCCTCGGAGCAGTGCTTGCAGCTCTTGTTGCAGCTGGCGGGCCGGGCCGGCCGGGGCGAACGGCCCGGTGAGGTGCTGGTACAGACCTACAGCCCCGACCATCCGGTGATCCGCCATCTGGTGGATGGGCGCTACGAGCAGTTTCTGGCCGAGGAGATTCAGCTGCGCCGCCAGGCTGGGCTGGTGCCCTTCAGCCGGGCCTGCCTGCTGCGGCTGAGCGGGCCCACGGCCAGCGCCACGGCCACCGCAGCGGCCGCCCTGGCAGAAAGGATCGGTGCCGGCCTGGAGGAGGCCGGCTGGCTGTTGATCGGCCCTGCCCCGGCCCCGGTGGCACGGGTGGCGGGCAAGAGTCGCTGGCAGCTGCTGTTGCATGGCCCCGCCGGCCAGGCCCTGCCCCTGCCCAGTGAGGCCCTCCTGCGTCAGGGCTTGCCCGCCGGGGTGGGACTGGCGATTGACCCCGACCCCATCAGCCTCTAG